A region of Micropterus dolomieu isolate WLL.071019.BEF.003 ecotype Adirondacks linkage group LG01, ASM2129224v1, whole genome shotgun sequence DNA encodes the following proteins:
- the LOC123971060 gene encoding coiled-coil domain-containing protein 106-like, giving the protein MSSVWQQEPSGYSACVEIDSSSVRCKDRLTSPAWLKQEQDELRIIKWENFQTGPSADAVQDNTPSSAMSAAPHVESLPPRVLLTITKLQCMLESKQERIAALERQVEDLMQDRKFLRSQIENLTSNRSMPTFASPSPVTEAPKPSKVQHSENKSRKRERVSCSSADSSDSDSEASESSEVSAASSEHRRKKHHKDKKRSKKGKDYSRKRATGVQYVIHRYKQVLSAFIKKKSMSEAFRHLGIDRNTIANTASIAELHLAGKDMVPLVGMFRQGEETLVSYAHRCTLVIDSDADLSRRIDHMKANGELLPISGKRPRALHSHLQQLGGAAESILIG; this is encoded by the exons ATGTCATCCGTGTGGCAACAGGAGCCATCAGGTTATTCTGCCTGTGTAGAGATTGACTCCAGCTCTGTGAGGTGCAAAGACAGGCTCACCTCTCCGGCCTGGCTGAAGCAGGAACAAGACGAACTCCGCATCATCAAGTGGGAGAACTTCCAAACGGGACCCTCAGCTGATGCTGTTCAGGACAACACGCCCAGCAGTGCCATGTCTG CTGCCCCGCATGTAGAAAGCCTGCCCCCGAGAGTGCTGCTGACCATCACCAAGCTCCAGTGCATGCTGGAGAGCAAACAGGAACGCATTGCTGCGctggagagacaggtggaggaCCTGATGCAGGACCGCAAGTTCCTGAGGAGCCAGATTGAAAACCTCACAAGTAACCGCTCCATGCCAACTTTTGCGTCACCAAGTCCAGTGACTGAAG CTCCGAAACCCAGCAAAGTGCAGCACTCAGAAAACAAATCTcggaagagagaaagagtttCTTGTAGTTCGGCTGACAGCAGCGACAGCGACTCTGAAGCGTCAGAATCATCTGAAGTTTCAGCGGCCTCAAGTGAACACAGACGGAAGAAACACCATAAGGACAAGAAAAGATCGAAGAAAGGGAAGGACTACAGCAGGAAGAGAG CCACCGGCGTCCAGTATGTCATCCACCGCTACAAACAGGTCCTGTCAGCCTTCATCAAGAAGAAAAGCATGAGCGAAGCCTTCCGTCATCTGGGAATCGACCGCAACACCATCGCCAACACAGCGTCGATTGCCGAGCTCCATCTGGCCGGCAAAGACATGGTGCCCTTGGTGGGCATGTTCCGCCAAGGAGAAGAGACTCTGGTCAGCTATGCTCATAGGTGCACCTTGGTCATTGACAGCGACGCTGACCTTTCCAGGAGAATAGACCACATGAAAGCAAACGGCGAGCTTCTGCCCATCTCAGGGAAAAGGCCGAGGGCGttgcattcacacctgcagcAGCTGGGGGGCGCTGCAGAGAGCATTTTAATAGGTTGA